The following coding sequences are from one Vicinamibacterales bacterium window:
- a CDS encoding aminotransferase class I/II-fold pyridoxal phosphate-dependent enzyme produces the protein MSLSRRSFVHTVGAGAAGLWIGGRGREGGLLGVDLRAEAGAAPIIISSNENPLGCHKDVLAAVTGSMPEAGRYAFAAADEVTRLVAKRHNVQPENVLLGAGSTQILRTVTEITTSKTAGLTVATPAYEDCASHARLKGRPITGVALDGQLRMDLDKMLAAAKGAGLVFYCNPNNPVGTAAGGADTRQFLTAVITQSPSTSILVDEAYFEYVTMPGYETMVPMAIEHPNVIVARTFSKCYGMAGLRIGYAVAHKDTIRKMAAWEGIDAISIMALQGAKAALAVPQAYIAGERARNAEVRAFTMKWFADRGYTPTDSQSNFIFVNIKRPAKGFREACAKEGVFVGRDFPPYDKTHARISMGTMDEMRRAVQVFDTVLSKPAATAAA, from the coding sequence ATGTCGCTCTCGCGACGTTCGTTCGTGCACACGGTGGGCGCCGGCGCCGCGGGCCTGTGGATCGGCGGCCGGGGCCGCGAAGGGGGCCTGCTCGGCGTGGACCTGCGCGCCGAGGCCGGGGCCGCGCCCATCATCATCTCGAGCAACGAGAACCCACTCGGGTGCCACAAGGACGTGCTGGCCGCCGTCACCGGCAGCATGCCCGAGGCGGGCCGCTATGCCTTCGCCGCCGCCGACGAGGTGACGCGGCTCGTGGCGAAGCGGCACAACGTGCAGCCCGAGAACGTCCTGCTGGGCGCGGGCTCCACCCAGATCCTGCGCACGGTGACCGAGATCACGACGTCGAAGACGGCCGGGCTCACCGTGGCGACGCCCGCCTACGAGGACTGCGCGTCCCACGCCCGCCTGAAGGGCCGGCCCATCACGGGCGTCGCGCTCGACGGCCAACTGCGGATGGACCTCGACAAGATGCTGGCGGCGGCCAAGGGCGCCGGGCTGGTGTTCTACTGCAACCCCAACAACCCGGTGGGCACCGCGGCCGGCGGCGCCGACACGCGGCAGTTCCTCACGGCCGTGATCACGCAGTCGCCGTCCACGAGCATCCTGGTGGACGAGGCGTACTTCGAGTACGTCACGATGCCCGGCTACGAGACGATGGTGCCGATGGCGATCGAACACCCCAACGTGATCGTCGCCCGGACCTTCTCGAAGTGCTACGGCATGGCCGGCCTGAGGATCGGCTACGCGGTGGCGCACAAGGACACCATCCGGAAGATGGCCGCCTGGGAAGGCATCGACGCCATCAGCATCATGGCCCTGCAGGGCGCCAAGGCCGCGCTGGCGGTGCCCCAGGCCTACATCGCCGGCGAGCGCGCGCGGAACGCCGAGGTCCGGGCCTTCACGATGAAGTGGTTCGCCGATCGCGGCTACACGCCCACCGACTCGCAGTCCAACTTCATCTTCGTGAATATCAAGCGTCCCGCGAAGGGCTTCCGCGAGGCGTGCGCGAAGGAAGGCGTGTTCGTCGGCCGCGACTTCCCGCCGTACGACAAGACGCACGCGCGGATCTCGATGGGCACGATGGACGAGATGCGGCGCGCGGTGCAGGTGTTCGACACGGTGCTGTCGAAGCCGGCCGCGACCGCGGCCGCCTAG
- a CDS encoding molybdopterin-dependent oxidoreductase: MSNQHTRREVLRGGLAAASLGALGVPEWVLPALAQGATVVPFLDFPENFNANPAPDRRLYDTRTLQSFTTPKDQFFTTQHYGHPVVDPATFKLYVGGLVATPKSFTLDELKKMPKTDVMFGFECSGNRAPAQGLCSNGKWSGVSLAALLKSVGVKAEAREFVFLGADHGAEEVEWRTQKYNLDQQFGRSLPRDRALSPEPIVAWAYNDEPLTRHQGFPLRLIVPGYYGVGNVKWLQEIQAQIDPYMGKYQARWYRTVRGEMINGELKWMETAVTTMRPKSFIARVTKDGGNYMLTGVALNDGSAFKSVEVKIDDGPWQPATWDKQNTKFSWKLFHFDWKGATPGEHTLVSRVTLADGEVQPTEKELENKKSFLEHNAQHVRRVMIS, translated from the coding sequence ATGAGCAATCAGCACACGAGACGTGAGGTCCTTCGCGGCGGCCTGGCGGCAGCGAGTCTCGGCGCCCTGGGCGTGCCCGAATGGGTGCTCCCGGCGCTGGCCCAGGGTGCCACCGTGGTGCCGTTCCTCGACTTCCCGGAGAACTTCAACGCCAACCCGGCGCCCGATCGGCGGCTGTACGACACCCGCACGCTCCAGTCGTTCACGACGCCGAAGGATCAGTTCTTCACCACCCAGCACTACGGACATCCCGTCGTGGACCCGGCGACCTTCAAGCTCTACGTCGGCGGCCTGGTGGCCACGCCCAAGAGCTTCACGCTCGACGAGCTGAAGAAGATGCCGAAGACCGACGTGATGTTCGGCTTCGAGTGCTCGGGCAACCGCGCGCCGGCCCAGGGCCTCTGCAGCAACGGCAAGTGGTCGGGCGTGTCGCTGGCGGCCCTCCTCAAGTCGGTGGGCGTGAAGGCCGAGGCCCGCGAGTTCGTCTTCCTCGGCGCCGATCACGGCGCGGAGGAGGTCGAGTGGCGCACGCAGAAGTACAACCTCGACCAGCAGTTCGGCCGCAGCCTCCCGCGCGACCGCGCGCTGTCGCCCGAGCCGATCGTGGCGTGGGCCTACAACGACGAGCCGCTCACCCGCCACCAGGGGTTCCCGCTCCGCCTCATCGTGCCCGGCTACTACGGCGTGGGCAACGTGAAGTGGCTGCAGGAAATCCAGGCGCAGATCGACCCCTACATGGGCAAGTACCAGGCGCGCTGGTACCGCACCGTGCGGGGCGAGATGATCAACGGCGAACTGAAGTGGATGGAGACCGCCGTCACCACGATGCGGCCGAAGTCGTTCATCGCGCGCGTGACGAAGGACGGCGGCAACTACATGCTCACGGGCGTGGCCCTGAACGACGGGTCGGCGTTCAAGTCGGTCGAGGTGAAGATCGACGACGGTCCGTGGCAGCCGGCCACGTGGGACAAGCAGAACACGAAGTTCTCGTGGAAGCTCTTCCATTTCGACTGGAAGGGCGCCACGCCGGGTGAGCACACCCTCGTCTCGCGGGTCACGCTCGCCGACGGCGAGGTGCAGCCCACCGAGAAGGAGCTCGAGAACAAGAAGTCGTTCCTGGAGCACAACGCGCAGCACGTGCGGCGCGTGATGATCAGCTGA
- a CDS encoding secondary thiamine-phosphate synthase enzyme YjbQ, translating into MPTFTDYLWFQTSARQEFVRITDQVRTIVEKSGIHDGMVLVSAMHITAGVYVNDWEDGLIHDFQEWLEKLAPAGLPYRHHHTGEDNADAHLKRTIMGHQVILPVTDGDLDLGPWEQVFYAEFDGQRRKRVVVKVMGER; encoded by the coding sequence ATGCCGACGTTCACCGACTACCTGTGGTTCCAGACGTCCGCGCGCCAGGAGTTCGTGCGCATCACGGACCAGGTCCGGACCATCGTGGAGAAGAGCGGCATCCACGACGGCATGGTGCTGGTGTCGGCTATGCACATCACCGCCGGGGTCTACGTGAACGACTGGGAGGACGGGCTCATCCACGACTTCCAGGAGTGGCTGGAGAAGCTCGCGCCGGCCGGGCTGCCGTACCGGCACCACCACACTGGCGAGGACAACGCCGACGCCCACCTGAAGCGGACGATCATGGGCCACCAGGTGATCCTGCCCGTCACCGACGGCGACCTGGACCTGGGCCCCTGGGAGCAGGTGTTCTACGCGGAGTTCGACGGCCAGCGGCGCAAACGGGTGGTCGTCAAGGTGATGGGCGAGCGCTAG
- a CDS encoding PEGA domain-containing protein has translation MATTTAASVRDHLDPWGFGRSGDAAEVTWTDSPRPGDPLDDADSDAAIAGDEPWTPAPHAPAAYAVDPRPSGPGFAADAVTPVPREMFGILALFALVILAQAVYIGYSLVGGSRDVSEMVVSSHPSGAQVLVDGRLEGTTPLAAFVAAGRHLIEVLGPGGAPEQFETDLVPGERWARHVELPGTPQRAATTGTLRVDTGAAAAQVLIDGELAGSTPYSRESLASGPHVVRVTFDHGRATERQITLAGGETLALVLDPPAARPAAPAGPVSGWLKIEAPFAVQVMEKGEVLGSSDADRLMLSAGGHVLELANAGLGFTASVKTVVSAGKVTPLVVDVPVAAVHVNASPWAEVLVDGRRVGETPLANLMLPLGPHKVVLRHPELGERVQSLVVRASGPNRLAADLRR, from the coding sequence ATGGCCACGACGACGGCGGCGAGCGTTCGCGATCACCTCGATCCGTGGGGCTTCGGGCGGAGCGGCGATGCCGCCGAGGTCACCTGGACCGACTCGCCGCGGCCCGGCGACCCGCTCGACGACGCAGATTCGGACGCGGCCATTGCCGGCGACGAGCCGTGGACGCCGGCCCCTCACGCCCCGGCGGCCTACGCCGTCGACCCGCGGCCCTCCGGCCCCGGGTTCGCCGCCGACGCCGTCACCCCGGTGCCGCGGGAGATGTTCGGCATCCTGGCGCTCTTCGCGCTCGTCATCCTGGCGCAAGCCGTCTACATCGGCTACTCGCTGGTCGGCGGCTCCCGCGACGTGAGCGAGATGGTCGTGTCCTCCCATCCGAGCGGCGCCCAGGTCCTGGTCGACGGCCGCCTGGAGGGCACCACCCCCCTGGCGGCGTTCGTGGCGGCCGGCCGCCACCTGATCGAGGTCCTCGGGCCCGGCGGTGCGCCGGAACAGTTCGAGACGGACCTCGTGCCCGGCGAGCGGTGGGCGCGGCACGTCGAACTGCCGGGCACGCCCCAGCGCGCGGCGACGACGGGCACGCTCCGCGTGGACACCGGCGCGGCCGCGGCGCAGGTCCTCATCGACGGCGAACTCGCGGGCTCGACGCCGTACTCGCGCGAGTCACTTGCGTCCGGGCCCCATGTGGTCCGCGTGACGTTCGACCACGGCCGTGCCACGGAACGGCAGATCACGCTCGCTGGCGGCGAGACGCTGGCGTTGGTGCTCGACCCTCCGGCCGCGCGGCCGGCCGCGCCGGCGGGGCCGGTGTCGGGCTGGCTCAAGATCGAGGCGCCCTTCGCAGTCCAGGTGATGGAGAAGGGGGAAGTGCTGGGGTCGAGCGACGCCGATCGCCTCATGCTCAGCGCCGGCGGCCACGTGCTGGAGCTCGCGAACGCGGGGCTCGGCTTCACCGCGTCGGTCAAGACGGTGGTGTCGGCCGGCAAGGTCACGCCGCTCGTCGTCGACGTGCCCGTAGCCGCCGTGCACGTCAACGCCTCGCCGTGGGCCGAGGTGCTCGTGGACGGGCGGCGGGTGGGCGAGACGCCGCTGGCGAACCTGATGCTGCCGCTCGGGCCCCACAAGGTCGTCCTGCGCCACCCCGAGCTCGGTGAACGGGTCCAGTCGCTCGTGGTGCGCGCGTCCGGGCCGAACCGGCTTGCGGCGGATCTGCGGAGGTAG